A stretch of the Tolypothrix sp. NIES-4075 genome encodes the following:
- a CDS encoding glycosyltransferase family 10 domain-containing protein encodes MTKKTVGMISSYHGLEQRADWLWQQTPHQFGSWGNIQIMAQAAKPDFLLMYQFDFPQKEKVNQQKSWLDLFRKKQQQSKVNVQSLLRDVPQERIIYLLREPPLEEVVDKNKTIYQYAQEYCGYISGPDDFAPTPDYMPAIWYHGNSFRDLNEMPPPEKIAPCSWVTSGISRTANHRQRLDFLNSLQSNEIQFDLYGRNLPVWAKTSGELGNKWYGMASYYYNLAIENYADNNWYVSEKLWDALLAWCLPIYYGGSAADKLLPPGSFLRLPSLDEKGIAYIKEVTATPDAWYAAKEAIAEARQIILHKLNLLNWLSEFVAKF; translated from the coding sequence ATGACTAAAAAAACTGTTGGGATGATTAGCAGCTATCATGGTCTTGAACAAAGAGCCGATTGGCTGTGGCAACAGACTCCCCATCAATTTGGTAGTTGGGGAAATATCCAAATAATGGCGCAAGCAGCAAAGCCAGATTTTCTGCTTATGTATCAGTTTGACTTTCCTCAAAAGGAAAAAGTTAATCAACAGAAATCCTGGTTGGATCTGTTTCGGAAAAAACAGCAGCAATCAAAAGTAAATGTTCAATCTTTGCTGCGTGATGTTCCCCAAGAGCGAATCATTTATTTACTACGCGAACCTCCTTTAGAAGAGGTTGTAGACAAAAATAAAACAATTTATCAGTATGCCCAAGAATATTGCGGCTATATTTCGGGACCTGATGATTTTGCGCCTACTCCTGACTATATGCCTGCTATTTGGTATCATGGCAATTCCTTTCGCGATTTGAATGAAATGCCACCTCCAGAAAAGATTGCCCCATGCAGTTGGGTCACTTCTGGAATTAGCCGTACAGCTAATCATCGCCAGCGTTTAGACTTTTTAAATTCCCTACAATCGAATGAAATTCAGTTTGATTTGTATGGACGTAATTTACCTGTATGGGCAAAAACATCTGGAGAACTGGGTAACAAATGGTATGGTATGGCATCGTACTATTACAATCTGGCAATTGAAAACTACGCTGATAATAATTGGTATGTGAGTGAGAAACTTTGGGATGCATTGTTGGCATGGTGTTTGCCAATTTACTACGGTGGATCGGCTGCTGATAAATTGTTGCCCCCAGGTAGCTTTTTGCGGTTGCCAAGTTTAGATGAAAAAGGCATTGCCTACATTAAAGAAGTGACTGCAACTCCTGATGCTTGGTATGCAGCAAAGGAAGCGATCGCTGAAGCCAGACAGATTATCCTTCATAAATTAAATCTGCTTAACTGGCTGTCAGAATTCGTCGCCAAGTTCTAA
- a CDS encoding AAA-like domain-containing protein: MRIIQQAKNQGDATVAINFELGEKEFFSNLSTFLRWLCDRIILELTKENQALGT; encoded by the coding sequence ATGCGGATTATTCAACAAGCGAAAAATCAAGGTGACGCAACGGTGGCGATCAACTTTGAGCTAGGGGAGAAGGAATTTTTCAGCAACTTAAGTACATTTTTACGCTGGTTGTGCGATCGCATCATTTTAGAATTGACTAAAGAGAATCAAGCATTAGGCACATAA
- a CDS encoding BrnA antitoxin family protein: MDTEYDLIQGKRGAIEPTAEGKTRITIRLDDDILTWFREQVHLAGGGNYQSLINNALREYVQQRREPLEEILRRVVREELSQIQMRVIE; encoded by the coding sequence ATGGATACTGAGTATGATTTGATTCAAGGTAAACGTGGAGCTATTGAGCCTACAGCCGAAGGTAAAACAAGGATTACAATACGCTTAGATGATGATATTTTGACGTGGTTCCGCGAACAAGTCCATCTTGCTGGTGGTGGAAACTATCAGAGTTTGATAAATAATGCATTGCGTGAATATGTGCAACAGCGTCGAGAACCTTTAGAGGAAATTTTACGGCGAGTTGTGCGCGAAGAATTGAGTCAGATACAGATGCGGGTTATTGAGTAG
- a CDS encoding Npun_R2821/Npun_R2822 family protein, with amino-acid sequence MDGICTLANDHVYDQLIALLNSIEAIYGQQMPVCIYPYDNNTAQIAAEIVHRPNVQLYNNQDSIQQWDEFVRNVWDSHPTAQEHWQKIGSDKYYRVGTHRRFCAFDGPFDRFVYMDADTLLMSPLEPIFAQLNQNEWVVYDFQYKDLSHVYNASASKLAELFTPEKLQKEIFCSGFYGSKKGIFDAEQKEWMLKNLQSGEASILYDMAPDQTILNYMVMRSGISSYNFAHQLSASEITGCCVTSSHFEERNNILYDKGNRLTYIHYIGLSSKLFSRVCAGENIDFPYRDIFLHYRYLSEPDKRPKLATKPKDYNEQASLAARVLKKLGLAI; translated from the coding sequence ATGGATGGAATTTGCACTCTTGCCAATGACCATGTTTATGACCAATTAATTGCCCTACTTAATAGCATAGAGGCAATTTATGGTCAACAAATGCCTGTTTGTATCTATCCCTACGACAACAATACAGCACAAATTGCTGCGGAAATTGTCCACCGTCCCAATGTGCAACTTTACAATAATCAAGATTCAATTCAGCAATGGGATGAGTTTGTCCGCAATGTTTGGGATTCTCATCCCACCGCTCAAGAACATTGGCAAAAAATTGGTAGTGACAAATATTATCGAGTCGGCACTCATCGTCGTTTTTGTGCCTTTGACGGTCCTTTTGACCGCTTTGTGTATATGGATGCCGATACTTTGTTAATGAGTCCATTAGAGCCAATTTTTGCACAGCTAAATCAAAATGAATGGGTTGTCTATGACTTCCAGTACAAAGATTTATCTCATGTTTATAATGCATCGGCAAGTAAATTAGCAGAATTATTTACACCAGAAAAACTGCAAAAGGAAATATTTTGTTCTGGTTTTTATGGCTCTAAAAAAGGTATATTTGATGCCGAACAAAAAGAATGGATGCTGAAAAACCTGCAATCAGGGGAAGCATCAATTCTCTATGATATGGCTCCAGACCAAACAATCCTCAACTATATGGTAATGCGGTCAGGTATCTCTAGCTATAATTTTGCTCATCAGCTTTCTGCAAGTGAAATAACAGGCTGTTGTGTTACTTCGAGTCATTTTGAGGAACGAAACAATATCTTATATGACAAAGGTAATCGGCTGACTTATATTCACTATATTGGTTTATCGTCCAAGTTATTTAGCAGAGTTTGCGCTGGAGAAAATATTGATTTTCCTTACCGAGATATTTTCTTACATTATCGCTATTTGTCTGAACCAGACAAGCGACCAAAGTTAGCAACTAAACCGAAAGATTACAATGAACAAGCAAGTTTAGCTGCGCGAGTTTTAAAAAAGTTAGGATTAGCAATTTGA
- a CDS encoding glycosyltransferase family 4 protein has translation MKNNSKTKYIFFSRELSLQPDTAHEIHDVLCANAAANLGYASVLAYPDRKNYINPLKLIFPFHPKQPDSQFVEFYGVQEKLKVAALPMLWLTDKVGGKFTSSSTLVTKYYLPIHILPCTKIVHTRDWNFVKAAIKNKIPTIYERHYFQEQQFEPEIVNSPFFQIAITQSEPIRESLIKYGMPLEKVVWLHNGFENSFLVRQPEAALEWRKELLADGREHLVVYSGALYPFKGIDVLIDAAKELPQIQFAITGGTEAQVKKYQQMCKDKQVENVKFLGWILPRKRLVSLFQAADILAHPHCSGNAANFTNPVKFFQYMASGTPMVVTEIPPLMVFKNSPLIADWCEPDNPHKFAESIQYILKTYPRKIEGYADSIKFAGQFCWENRAAKILTYVDQSFQP, from the coding sequence GTGAAAAATAATTCAAAAACTAAATACATTTTTTTCTCTAGAGAGCTATCTTTACAACCAGATACAGCTCATGAAATACATGATGTTCTTTGTGCCAATGCAGCTGCAAACTTAGGTTACGCCTCAGTGTTAGCTTATCCAGATCGGAAAAATTATATTAATCCATTAAAATTAATTTTTCCTTTTCATCCAAAACAGCCAGATAGTCAGTTTGTCGAATTTTACGGAGTTCAAGAAAAGTTGAAAGTTGCTGCATTACCGATGCTTTGGCTTACCGATAAAGTAGGTGGAAAGTTTACTAGCTCCAGTACTTTAGTGACAAAGTATTATTTACCGATTCATATCTTACCTTGTACTAAAATCGTGCATACCAGAGATTGGAATTTTGTGAAAGCGGCAATCAAAAATAAAATTCCAACCATCTACGAGCGTCACTATTTTCAAGAACAACAATTTGAGCCAGAAATTGTCAATAGTCCATTTTTTCAAATTGCCATAACGCAGTCTGAACCGATACGAGAAAGTTTAATCAAGTATGGTATGCCATTGGAAAAAGTAGTGTGGCTACATAACGGCTTTGAGAATTCCTTTTTAGTTAGACAACCAGAAGCTGCTCTTGAATGGCGTAAAGAATTGCTTGCTGATGGACGTGAGCATCTAGTTGTTTATTCAGGTGCTTTATATCCTTTCAAGGGAATTGATGTTTTAATTGATGCTGCCAAGGAATTGCCACAAATTCAGTTTGCGATCACAGGTGGTACAGAAGCACAAGTAAAAAAATATCAGCAAATGTGCAAGGATAAACAGGTAGAAAATGTGAAATTTTTAGGCTGGATACTACCACGCAAGCGATTAGTCAGCTTGTTTCAAGCAGCTGATATTTTAGCTCATCCTCACTGCTCAGGCAATGCAGCCAACTTCACCAATCCTGTTAAGTTTTTTCAGTACATGGCTTCAGGAACTCCGATGGTGGTTACGGAAATTCCACCTTTAATGGTGTTTAAAAATTCACCTTTAATTGCCGATTGGTGTGAGCCGGATAATCCTCATAAATTTGCTGAGAGTATTCAGTATATTTTGAAAACATATCCCAGAAAAATAGAAGGATATGCAGATAGTATAAAGTTTGCGGGTCAGTTTTGTTGGGAAAATAGAGCGGCGAAAATTCTCACTTACGTAGATCAATCTTTCCAACCATAA
- a CDS encoding ABC1 kinase family protein, with amino-acid sequence MGQYQPAQLTSYNPKAIARYYSLRPWLGIARSIKVVWFFAGFILGLKWDEWRGEVERNKFKRAIQLREILTRLGPTFIKVGQALSTRPDLIRKDFLDELVKLQDQLPPFDNAIAYRIIETQLNASVSEIYSELSPTPVAAASLGQVYRGRLYTGEEVAVKVQRPNLRPVITLDLYLMRWAAGWLSPWLPLNLGHDLTLIVDEFGTKLFEEIDYINEGRNAEKFASNFRNDPQVKIPAIYWSYTNTRVLTLEWINGFKLTDTKNIRAIGLDPEAIIQIGVTSGLQQLLEHGFFHADPHPGNLFAMPDGRMAYIDFGMMDQLEETTKETLVDALVHVVNKDYNDFAEDLVNLGFLTPETNIAPIVPALETVLGNAIGKNVKDFNFKTITDEFSELMYEYPFRVPAKFALIIRSLVTQEGIALSLNPNFKIVEVAYPYVARRLLTGDSPGLQRRLLNVLFKDGKFQWQRLENLIAIARTDNNFDLLPTAQLGLQYLLSDEGKFIQRQLLLALTEDDRLHTEEVQRLWNLVKDDLKPNRLLNVAIGILTEFSRESAAAILPTATHLVSFGKKQ; translated from the coding sequence GTGGGTCAGTATCAACCTGCTCAGTTAACGAGCTACAATCCAAAGGCGATCGCTCGCTACTACAGCTTGCGTCCCTGGCTAGGGATAGCGCGATCAATAAAGGTAGTTTGGTTTTTTGCGGGATTTATTCTTGGTTTAAAGTGGGATGAATGGCGTGGAGAAGTTGAACGAAACAAGTTCAAACGAGCCATCCAGTTGCGAGAAATATTAACACGTCTGGGTCCAACTTTTATTAAAGTAGGTCAGGCACTCTCGACACGACCGGACTTAATACGTAAAGATTTCTTAGACGAACTGGTAAAGCTACAAGACCAGTTGCCACCTTTTGATAATGCGATCGCTTATCGGATTATCGAAACTCAACTGAACGCAAGCGTTTCAGAAATTTATAGCGAATTGTCACCAACTCCAGTCGCGGCGGCTAGCTTAGGTCAAGTATACCGTGGTCGTCTCTACACCGGCGAAGAAGTAGCCGTAAAAGTGCAACGTCCTAATTTACGTCCGGTGATTACACTCGACCTTTATCTAATGCGCTGGGCAGCAGGTTGGCTGAGTCCTTGGTTGCCACTCAATCTCGGTCACGATTTAACTTTAATTGTGGACGAGTTTGGCACAAAGTTATTTGAAGAAATCGACTATATTAATGAAGGTCGCAACGCCGAAAAATTTGCGAGTAACTTCCGCAACGATCCGCAAGTCAAAATACCAGCTATTTATTGGAGTTATACCAACACCCGTGTTTTAACTCTGGAATGGATTAACGGCTTCAAACTCACAGACACGAAAAATATCCGTGCGATCGGTTTAGATCCAGAAGCGATTATCCAAATTGGTGTCACCTCAGGTTTGCAACAGTTGTTAGAACATGGTTTCTTTCATGCAGATCCCCATCCGGGTAATTTGTTTGCCATGCCTGATGGTCGCATGGCTTACATTGACTTTGGCATGATGGATCAGCTAGAGGAAACCACCAAAGAAACTCTTGTAGATGCGTTAGTGCATGTAGTCAATAAAGATTATAATGACTTCGCCGAAGACTTGGTAAATTTAGGCTTTCTCACACCAGAAACGAATATTGCTCCGATTGTACCGGCATTAGAAACGGTGCTGGGAAACGCAATTGGTAAAAATGTCAAGGATTTTAATTTCAAGACAATTACCGATGAATTTTCGGAATTGATGTATGAATATCCTTTTCGAGTTCCGGCGAAGTTTGCCTTAATTATTCGTTCTCTGGTGACGCAAGAAGGTATTGCTTTAAGCCTCAATCCGAATTTTAAAATTGTCGAGGTAGCTTATCCTTACGTAGCACGAAGGTTGCTAACAGGAGATTCTCCAGGATTGCAGCGACGATTATTGAATGTGTTGTTCAAAGATGGTAAATTCCAGTGGCAGCGGTTAGAGAATTTAATTGCGATCGCTCGCACTGATAACAACTTTGATTTATTACCAACAGCGCAATTAGGTTTACAATATTTGCTGTCTGATGAAGGCAAGTTTATCCAAAGACAGTTGCTGCTTGCTTTGACTGAGGATGACCGTCTTCACACCGAAGAAGTTCAACGCTTGTGGAATCTGGTGAAAGATGACTTAAAGCCGAATCGTTTGTTGAATGTAGCGATCGGCATTTTGACAGAATTCTCTAGAGAAAGCGCAGCCGCTATTTTACCGACTGCCACACATCTTGTTTCTTTTGGAAAAAAACAGTAA
- a CDS encoding ABC transporter ATP-binding protein, whose protein sequence is MLGNKLLIKFAKPYPGWIIITIILGFSGALFNGISTALIVPVILKIVGQEVNLTSAPGILKVIMYPFDKVSESYRLPLMAGAIILTIILKNGATYASTLASSTLTRMLTSDMREAGVKLLLEVDIDYYAKMKVGDLINRLGGEIARAASAIGNAVKLVILGITILVFVGFLLSISWQLTIAATFLLSLVMLINQYAIGRSKKFGQELSEMSKAYSISTLETLSGIRLVKATGNEEKEYQRIKKLIRDREKAEYQSQANSEIIAPVSEVMGITALLLIVFLSRTFFAAQIASLSAVIFTYLLVLLRLLPLISQLNTVRSTFANTTGSVDMVTEFLRLDNKPLMSKGKFNYTKLQEGVHFHNISFSYPNQEKLVLKDVDLFLPRGTTLALVGGSGAGKSTLADLLPRFYDPISGSITIDKIDLRDFNITSLRKAMGIVSQDTFLFNDSVRNNIAYGKPEATEDEVIAAAQRANAYEFISKLPQGLETMIGDRGVMLSGGQRQRLAIARALLQNPEILILDEATSALDTVSERLVQAAIDDLSRDRTTLVIAHRLSTVQKAHQIAVLDQGRVVEVGTHQELLSKNGYYSRLYSMQFSDRPVKSKPHQSLIRISHEMRSRLNSMIGFLRLILDDMVDNPQERQELIAESYKSAFITLNAVDVFDDIIKLQTNSQFQLVPEQNNSVATLPQTFTNISDEFRTRLNSMLGSLRSLADNLVDIPENKNPLIEDVYDSAICLLNTLEVFEHSIKN, encoded by the coding sequence ATGTTGGGCAATAAGCTACTAATCAAATTTGCTAAACCTTATCCTGGCTGGATTATTATAACAATAATCTTGGGGTTTTCTGGAGCTTTATTTAATGGGATAAGTACAGCACTAATTGTACCAGTGATTTTAAAAATCGTCGGACAAGAAGTGAATTTAACCAGCGCTCCTGGTATTCTCAAAGTAATTATGTATCCGTTTGATAAAGTATCGGAAAGTTACAGATTACCGTTGATGGCAGGGGCAATTATATTGACAATTATTTTAAAAAATGGTGCTACTTATGCTAGTACGTTAGCATCTAGCACTTTAACGCGAATGCTGACCTCGGATATGCGAGAAGCGGGAGTGAAGTTATTACTAGAAGTTGATATAGATTATTATGCCAAGATGAAAGTTGGTGATTTAATCAACCGACTTGGTGGAGAAATTGCTCGTGCTGCTAGTGCTATAGGGAATGCAGTTAAATTAGTTATTCTCGGAATTACAATTTTAGTTTTTGTTGGCTTTTTGTTATCAATTTCTTGGCAATTGACAATTGCTGCTACGTTTTTGCTGTCTTTGGTAATGCTAATTAATCAGTATGCTATAGGTCGTTCAAAAAAATTTGGTCAGGAATTGTCAGAGATGTCTAAAGCTTATTCAATCAGTACACTAGAAACTTTGAGTGGAATTCGCTTAGTCAAGGCAACTGGTAATGAAGAGAAGGAATATCAAAGAATTAAAAAACTAATTCGCGATCGCGAAAAAGCAGAGTACCAATCCCAGGCTAATTCAGAGATAATCGCACCAGTTAGTGAGGTGATGGGAATTACGGCTTTGCTACTAATTGTGTTTTTGAGCCGCACCTTTTTTGCAGCACAAATTGCGTCACTTTCAGCGGTTATTTTTACATATTTATTAGTGCTTTTGCGACTTCTGCCGTTAATTTCTCAGTTAAATACTGTTCGCAGTACTTTCGCTAATACCACTGGTAGTGTGGATATGGTGACAGAGTTTTTACGACTGGATAATAAACCTTTAATGAGTAAAGGCAAATTCAACTACACCAAATTACAAGAGGGAGTGCATTTTCATAACATTTCTTTTTCTTACCCGAATCAAGAAAAGTTGGTGTTGAAAGATGTCGATTTATTTTTACCGCGTGGTACTACTTTAGCTTTAGTAGGTGGTTCGGGTGCGGGTAAGTCAACGCTTGCAGACCTTTTACCAAGATTTTATGACCCGATATCTGGCAGTATTACGATTGATAAAATCGATTTGCGCGACTTCAATATTACGTCTTTACGCAAAGCGATGGGAATTGTTAGTCAAGATACGTTTCTATTTAATGATTCGGTGCGGAATAATATAGCCTACGGAAAACCGGAAGCTACGGAAGATGAAGTTATTGCAGCAGCGCAAAGGGCAAATGCTTATGAGTTTATCAGCAAATTGCCTCAGGGATTGGAAACGATGATTGGCGATCGCGGTGTGATGTTATCTGGTGGACAAAGACAAAGATTAGCGATCGCTCGTGCATTACTGCAAAATCCAGAAATTCTCATTCTCGATGAAGCTACCAGCGCTTTAGATACTGTTTCCGAACGTTTGGTACAAGCTGCAATTGACGATCTCAGTCGCGATCGAACTACTTTAGTAATTGCACACCGACTTTCCACAGTCCAAAAAGCTCATCAAATTGCTGTATTAGATCAAGGACGTGTCGTTGAGGTGGGAACTCATCAAGAACTGTTAAGCAAGAATGGCTACTATTCGCGTTTGTACTCGATGCAATTTAGCGATCGTCCAGTCAAGAGCAAACCTCATCAAAGCTTGATTCGGATTTCTCATGAAATGCGATCGCGTCTCAACTCTATGATTGGTTTTCTGCGCTTAATACTTGATGATATGGTAGACAATCCCCAAGAGCGGCAAGAATTAATCGCAGAATCTTACAAATCAGCTTTTATAACTCTCAACGCTGTTGATGTTTTTGACGATATTATTAAGCTGCAAACTAACAGTCAATTTCAGTTAGTTCCAGAGCAAAATAATAGTGTAGCTACTTTACCTCAAACCTTTACTAACATTTCTGATGAATTCCGCACACGTCTTAATTCTATGCTAGGCTCTCTACGTTCCCTAGCTGACAATTTGGTAGATATACCGGAAAATAAAAATCCCTTAATTGAGGATGTTTATGATTCGGCGATTTGTCTGCTCAATACTTTAGAAGTTTTTGAACATAGCATTAAAAATTAG
- a CDS encoding BrnT family toxin, translated as MYNCAYYNCMEYEWDTNKAKSNYQKHGIDFADAVSVFADDFAITVMDEHPDEERFVTIGMDAMSIIIVVVYTLRADSCIRLISACKATRRERHQYESEG; from the coding sequence GTGTACAATTGTGCATACTATAATTGTATGGAGTATGAATGGGATACTAACAAAGCAAAATCCAATTACCAAAAACATGGTATTGACTTTGCGGATGCAGTATCTGTATTTGCAGATGATTTTGCTATTACTGTGATGGATGAGCATCCAGATGAAGAGCGGTTTGTGACGATAGGTATGGATGCTATGAGTATAATTATAGTTGTTGTTTATACGTTGCGGGCTGACAGTTGTATTCGGTTAATATCGGCTTGTAAAGCAACTAGGAGAGAACGTCACCAGTATGAGTCAGAGGGATAA
- a CDS encoding B12-binding domain-containing radical SAM protein has protein sequence MRILLVYPIFPKTFWSYEKILELVNRKVLLPPLGLVTVAAILPQEWEFKLVDRNIRSATEEEWAWADVVILSAMIVQKADLLDQIKEAKRRGKLVAVGGPYPTSVPHEVEGVGADFLILDEGEITLPMFIDAIKRGETSGVFRATEKPDVTSTPIPRFDLLELDAYDMMSVQFSRGCPFQCEFCDIIVLYGRKPRTKTPAQLLAELDCLYKLGWRRGVFMVDDNFIGNKRNVKLLLKELKVWMAEHQYPFAFDTEASIDLAQDPEMMELMVECGFAAVFLGIETPDEDSLQLTKKFQNTRSSLTEAVESIIKAGLRPMAGFIIGFDNEKAGAGDRIVRFAELAAIPSTTFAMLQALPNTALWHRLKKEGRLRENQDGNINQTTLMNFIATRPLEDIAREYIEAFCALYDPVKYLDRTYRCFLMMGGPSWTRPAKMPDLVILRAFLIIIWRQGIKRETRWKFWHHLFSIIKRNPRALEHYLSACAHIEHFFEYRQIVRDQIESQLAEYLAQGAEKPYEVKVEAKAEAVASK, from the coding sequence ATGCGAATTTTACTGGTGTATCCTATATTTCCCAAAACCTTTTGGTCATACGAAAAAATCTTGGAATTAGTTAATCGCAAGGTTTTATTACCACCTTTAGGTTTAGTAACAGTAGCAGCGATTTTGCCACAAGAATGGGAATTCAAACTTGTGGATCGCAACATTCGCAGTGCAACTGAAGAAGAATGGGCATGGGCAGATGTGGTGATTTTATCCGCAATGATTGTCCAAAAAGCAGATTTACTCGACCAAATTAAAGAAGCAAAAAGACGTGGAAAGTTAGTTGCGGTGGGTGGTCCTTACCCGACTTCCGTACCCCACGAAGTTGAGGGAGTAGGCGCAGATTTTCTCATTCTTGATGAAGGAGAAATTACTCTGCCAATGTTTATTGATGCAATCAAGCGAGGAGAAACATCTGGCGTTTTCCGTGCTACCGAAAAACCCGATGTGACATCTACACCCATACCCCGCTTTGATTTACTAGAACTTGATGCTTATGACATGATGTCAGTTCAGTTTTCGCGGGGTTGCCCTTTTCAATGCGAATTTTGTGACATCATTGTTCTTTATGGTCGCAAACCACGCACCAAAACACCAGCACAACTATTAGCAGAATTAGATTGTCTTTATAAGTTGGGTTGGCGTCGTGGTGTTTTCATGGTAGATGATAACTTTATCGGCAACAAACGTAACGTTAAATTGTTGCTGAAAGAGTTAAAAGTTTGGATGGCAGAACATCAGTATCCCTTTGCGTTTGACACTGAAGCTTCCATTGATTTAGCGCAAGATCCAGAAATGATGGAATTGATGGTTGAGTGCGGTTTCGCTGCCGTATTTTTGGGAATTGAAACACCTGATGAAGACAGTCTGCAACTAACGAAGAAGTTTCAAAATACCCGCAGTTCGCTAACAGAAGCGGTGGAAAGTATCATTAAAGCTGGATTGCGTCCGATGGCTGGCTTTATTATCGGCTTTGATAACGAAAAAGCAGGTGCAGGTGATCGCATTGTCCGTTTTGCCGAATTAGCAGCAATTCCCTCTACCACCTTTGCCATGTTGCAAGCGCTACCCAATACAGCATTGTGGCATCGTCTGAAAAAAGAAGGACGACTGCGGGAAAATCAAGACGGCAACATCAATCAAACTACCTTGATGAACTTTATCGCCACCCGTCCTTTAGAAGATATTGCCAGAGAATACATTGAGGCTTTTTGTGCTTTATATGACCCAGTAAAATATTTAGACCGCACCTATCGCTGCTTTCTGATGATGGGTGGTCCAAGTTGGACACGACCAGCCAAGATGCCAGATTTGGTGATTCTCAGAGCATTCCTAATTATTATCTGGCGACAAGGAATCAAACGCGAAACTCGGTGGAAATTCTGGCATCACTTGTTTAGCATCATCAAGCGTAACCCAAGAGCTTTAGAGCATTACCTCTCAGCTTGCGCTCATATCGAACATTTCTTCGAGTATCGTCAAATTGTGCGCGATCAAATTGAATCTCAGTTAGCTGAGTATTTAGCACAAGGTGCAGAAAAGCCCTATGAGGTTAAAGTTGAGGCAAAAGCCGAGGCAGTAGCATCCAAATAA
- a CDS encoding type II toxin-antitoxin system HicA family toxin, whose amino-acid sequence MQTFGSQKIYQHPSSGTLIVLPGYEQQAYVRRLHLVAVRRILSENCLMDSDRFNSFLNKVAS is encoded by the coding sequence ATGCAGACCTTTGGTTCTCAAAAGATTTACCAGCATCCATCATCTGGTACATTAATAGTTCTGCCTGGTTACGAGCAACAAGCCTATGTAAGAAGATTGCATTTAGTTGCAGTGCGACGAATACTGTCGGAAAATTGCTTGATGGATAGCGATCGCTTCAACAGTTTTTTGAACAAGGTAGCAAGCTAA
- a CDS encoding Npun_R2821/Npun_R2822 family protein — MNRGIYIIANDKVTDHAIALLNSIRLYDADTPIVMIPYDDNYHAIADTLTKHYGVQVYEDLDFIDRLSNKLHEAFGGKFFARPNQFRKQACWFGPFEEFLYIDTDIVVFEKIIDNLNYLENNDFINCDYQHLGGIANVFSPTVLSEKVFTETEIKDIFNGGFWGSKKNLISEKDLYEIFTECAAHPEYFDFSQKTSDQPIINYMLLKRIPRRFNIVKRQGKAPGNWAGTLHFQTQGNLLFDSTVNQRLQYLHWAGIRIEPGCPYWEIWQYYRNLNPSLPPPVFPVKVKKSSWQQTLNQIKSPFRFLKK; from the coding sequence ATGAATAGGGGAATATATATTATTGCAAATGATAAGGTGACAGATCATGCGATCGCACTACTGAATAGTATCCGTTTGTATGATGCGGATACACCAATTGTCATGATTCCTTATGATGACAATTATCACGCGATCGCTGACACCCTTACCAAACATTATGGAGTACAAGTCTACGAAGACTTAGATTTTATCGACCGCTTATCAAATAAGTTGCACGAAGCTTTTGGGGGTAAGTTTTTTGCCCGTCCCAATCAATTTCGCAAGCAAGCTTGTTGGTTTGGTCCATTTGAAGAGTTTTTGTACATTGATACTGATATTGTTGTTTTTGAAAAAATTATTGATAATCTCAATTATCTGGAAAACAACGATTTTATTAACTGCGACTATCAACATTTGGGTGGCATCGCAAATGTCTTTAGCCCCACAGTTTTATCAGAAAAAGTATTTACTGAAACGGAAATAAAAGATATTTTCAACGGTGGATTTTGGGGGTCTAAAAAAAACTTAATTTCGGAAAAAGATTTATATGAAATCTTTACCGAGTGTGCCGCTCATCCAGAATACTTTGATTTTTCCCAAAAGACTTCCGATCAACCAATTATCAATTATATGCTCCTAAAGCGGATTCCGCGCCGCTTTAACATTGTCAAAAGACAAGGTAAAGCACCAGGAAATTGGGCAGGAACTCTGCATTTTCAAACTCAAGGAAATCTACTATTTGATTCTACAGTAAATCAGCGCTTGCAATATCTTCATTGGGCAGGTATTCGGATTGAACCTGGTTGTCCTTATTGGGAAATTTGGCAATATTACCGCAATCTTAATCCATCATTACCACCACCAGTTTTCCCTGTTAAGGTCAAAAAAAGTTCTTGGCAGCAAACCTTAAATCAAATTAAATCTCCATTCCGCTTTCTCAAAAAATAA